The nucleotide window TCCGAAGACGATCGCGGAAGCCGTGCGCATCATCGTGGCGGAGGACCACGCCGACCACATCGACCTGAACTTCGGCTGCCCGGTGCCCAAGGTCACGCGCAAGGGCGGCGGGGCGGCTCTGCCCTGGAAGTCGAAGCTGTTCGCCGACATCGTGGATCAGGCCGTGAAGGCCGCCGGCGACATCCCGCTCACGGTCAAGATGCGCAAGGGCATCGACCGCGATCACCTCACGTTCCTCGACGCCGGGCGCGCGGCGGAGGACGCCGGGGCGGCCGCGGTGGCGCTGCACGCCCGCACCGCGAGCGAGTTCTACTCCGGCCACGCGGACTGGAACGCGATCGGCGAGCTCAAGCTGGCCGTCACGAGCATCCCGGTGCTCGGCAACGGTGACATCTGGTCGGCCGACGATGCCGTGCGCATGATGGCCGAGACCGACTGCGACGGTGTGGTGGTCGGTCGCGGCTGCCTCGGGCGGCCGTGGCTGTTCGGCGAGCTGGCCAACGCGTTCGGCGGCGAGGGCAAGACGGTCGATGCCACTCTCGGCTTCGTGTCGGATGCGTTCCGCCGTCACGCCGAACTGCTGGTGGAGTTCTTCGAGGACGAGGACCGCGGGTGCCGCGACGTGCGCAAGCACGTGTCGTGGTACTTCAAGGGCTACCCCGTCGGCGGCGACATCCGCACGGGCCTGGCGACGGCGTCGAGCCTCGCCGAGATCGACGAGCTGCTGGGTCGCCTCGACCGGTCGGCACCGTACCCTGGAGCCGACGCCGAGGGGCAGCGCGGGCGCGCCGGTCACCCGAAGAAGACGGCGCTGCCGGAGAAGTGGCTGGAGTCGCGCGAGCTGGCCTCCAGCGCCTCGGAGATGATGCGTGGAGCGGAGATCGAGAACAGTGGCGGATGACCCCTCGGTCGGCGGTCGCGCCGACGGCTACCACCCGCGCGACGCCGAGCGCTTCTTCGCCGAGACGCACCGCTCCGAGCGCGACGACTTCGCGCGCGACAGGGCCCGCGTGCTCCACTCGGCCGCGCTGCGCCGTCTCGCCGCCAAGACGCAGGTGCTCAGCCCGGCGAGCACGGCCGACTTCGCGCGCAACCGCCTGACGCATTCGCTCGAGGTGGCGCAGGTGGGTCGCGAGCTCGCCGCGGCGCTCGGCGTCTCCGCCGACGTGGTGGACACCGCCTGCCTGAGCCACGACCTCGGCCACCCGCCGTTCGGTCACAACGGCGAGCGGGCGCTGAACGAGTGGGCGGAGCCGATCGGCGGCTTCGAGGGCAATGCGCAGTCGCTGCGCATCCTCACGCGCCTCGAGGCCAAGGTGCTCGACGCGGACGAGCACTCGGTCGGCTTGAACCTGACCAGGGCCAGCCTCGACGCGACCTGCAAGTACCCCTGGACGGTGGACAGCCCCGTGCCCGACCCGGGCGGCCGGCTCAAGTTCGGTGTGTACCCGGAGGACGAGGCGGTGTTCCGCTGGATGCGCGAGGGGGCGCCCGGCCGCCTGCGGTGCATCGAAGCCGAGATCATGGATCTCTCCGACGACATCGCCTACTCGGTGCACGACTTCGAGGATGCGATCGTCAACGGCTACGTCGACGTGGCGCAGCTCGCCGACCCTGCGGCCCATGAGGCGCTGCTCAGCCGCATCCAGCAGTGGGTGGGCTACGACTTCACGCGCGACGAGCTCGCCGACGCCCTCTACCGTCTGGCATCGCAGCCGATGTGGCTCGCGTCGTTCGACCGCTCGCGGCAGTCGCTCGCACGGCTG belongs to Microbacterium sufflavum and includes:
- the dusB gene encoding tRNA dihydrouridine synthase DusB, producing the protein MTVATAPARPLRIGPIDLDVPVVLAPMAGITNTAFRRLCREYGAGLYVSEMITSRALVERNETTMRLIRHHESETPRSIQLYGVDPKTIAEAVRIIVAEDHADHIDLNFGCPVPKVTRKGGGAALPWKSKLFADIVDQAVKAAGDIPLTVKMRKGIDRDHLTFLDAGRAAEDAGAAAVALHARTASEFYSGHADWNAIGELKLAVTSIPVLGNGDIWSADDAVRMMAETDCDGVVVGRGCLGRPWLFGELANAFGGEGKTVDATLGFVSDAFRRHAELLVEFFEDEDRGCRDVRKHVSWYFKGYPVGGDIRTGLATASSLAEIDELLGRLDRSAPYPGADAEGQRGRAGHPKKTALPEKWLESRELASSASEMMRGAEIENSGG
- a CDS encoding deoxyguanosinetriphosphate triphosphohydrolase, encoding MADDPSVGGRADGYHPRDAERFFAETHRSERDDFARDRARVLHSAALRRLAAKTQVLSPASTADFARNRLTHSLEVAQVGRELAAALGVSADVVDTACLSHDLGHPPFGHNGERALNEWAEPIGGFEGNAQSLRILTRLEAKVLDADEHSVGLNLTRASLDATCKYPWTVDSPVPDPGGRLKFGVYPEDEAVFRWMREGAPGRLRCIEAEIMDLSDDIAYSVHDFEDAIVNGYVDVAQLADPAAHEALLSRIQQWVGYDFTRDELADALYRLASQPMWLASFDRSRQSLARLKNLTSDLIGRFARAAVSATREAYGTAPLVRYNAHVIVPRVIEVEIAVLKGIMGQAIVTIDARKGVYKEQRRVLKRLADALWSTDALWSAGADVLEPAFAADFVAAESDAERARVVVDQIASLTDQSAVDWHNRLVGEIDPAEVGIWTPRHARPGTRTPVTRRPVAEGAH